In one window of Helianthus annuus cultivar XRQ/B chromosome 17, HanXRQr2.0-SUNRISE, whole genome shotgun sequence DNA:
- the LOC110926034 gene encoding uncharacterized protein LOC110926034, giving the protein MADKVNANEDDEARRNEIKAMIVEEVMKAVEASIPRLAQEVEGQVFEIINTSVTSKVEELKEMISELKVKKSFRRCTYKEFMACNPLPYKGEVDPIACQRWISSTEAVFTRSRCEVEDQVMFATGLLQLRAKDWWDAYSKELGDDKVQSLTWQEFKESFLKYYSPQSAIDKIQEDFLRLRQKDETIDEITNKFLERVKFCEEIAGTERQRIVRYHAMLKAEYREFVNPSKCATLNELIEWARDREIEIKRQVERGEKRVAEKPTNASPSKKARYQDQSKKGKASGEIPTCKTCGKHHSGECLSGKKGCYKCGREGHPFYRCPENSKACYNCNETGHIKAECPKLQQGAKRDGKKDEPPKARGRMFQLTSDEAKASPDMVSGTKKEEGASHSKAQSSQDRGKSHA; this is encoded by the exons ATGGCCGATAAGGTGAATGCGAATGAGGACGATGAAGCACGCCGAAATGAAATAAAAGCTATGATTGTGGAAGAAGTAATGAAAGCAGTTGAGGCTAGTATTCCCCGACTAGCTCAAGAAGTCGAAGGACAAGTATTTGAAATAATTAATACCTCGGTAACTTCCAAGGTggaagaattgaaagaaatgattaGCGAATTGAAAGTGAAGAAAAGCTTTCGGCGATGCACGTACAAGGAGTTCATGGCATGCAACCCCTTACCATACAAAGGGGAAGTTGATCCGATAGCTTGTCAAAGGTGGATTTCCAGTACCGAGGCAGTGTTTACACGAAGTAGATGTGAAGTGGAGGATCAAGTAATGTTTGCCACGGGCCTTCTACAACTTCgagcaaaagattggtgggacgCATATTCGAAGGAATTGGGGGATGATAAGGTACAATCGTTAACATGGCAAGAATTCAAGGAGTCATTTCTGAAATATTATAGTCCACAATCCGCAATTGATAAGATTCAGGAAGACTTCTTACGTCTCAGACAAAAGGATGAAACGATTGATGAGATAACAAACAAGTTCCTTGAGAGGGTGAAGTTCTGTGAGGAGATAGCGGGGACTGAGAGGCAAAGGATTGTACGTTACCATGCTATGTTAAAGGCTGAATATCGGGAATTTGTAAACCCCTCCAAGTGTGCAACGTTAAATGAACTAATTGAATGGGCAAGAGACAGAGAAATTGAGATAAAAAGGCAGGTTGAACGGGGAGAGAAAAGGGTAGCGGAGAAGCCTACCAACGCAAGCCCATCGAAAAAGGCAAGATATCAAGACCAAAGCAAGAAAGGGAAAGCAAGTGGTGAAATCCCGACTTGCAAGACGTGTGGGAAGCATCATTCGGGTGAATGTTTGTCGGGAAAGAAGGGATGCTACAAATGTGGACGAGAAGGACATCCGTTTTATAGGTGCCCCGAAAACTCAAAGGCGTGTTACAATTGCAATGAAACGGGGCACATTAAAGCGGAATGTCCGAAACTCCAACAAGGGGCAAAGAGAGATGGGAAGAAGGATGAGCCCCCCAAGGCTCGCGGAAGGATGTTTCAGTTAACCTCGGATGAAGCTAAAGCTAGCCCGGACATGGTTTCAG GCACAAAGAaggaagaaggcgcaagtcactcaaaggcacaatcatcacaagatcgcg GTAAATCTCATGCTTGA